The Pongo pygmaeus isolate AG05252 chromosome 18, NHGRI_mPonPyg2-v2.0_pri, whole genome shotgun sequence DNA window ATAATGTGATACTGTCAAGAGGACACCCtttttaggaggtgattaagtcaggGATTAATGCCCCTGTAAGAGAGTGGCCTGAGGGAAGTTGTTTGCCCCTTTCCGCCTTGTGGGGACACAGCTAGGTGGCACCATCTGTGAAGTAGACAGCAAGTCCTCGCCAGACCCCAAAGCTGCcaatgccttgattttggacttcccagcctctagtactgtaagaaataaatgtttgttgtttataagtgACCCGGTCTAAGATACAAAATAGCAGCCCAAATGGCCTAAGACATAAGGTATATCCACACAGAGGAATGCTATGCCATTAGCAAAAAAGGAATAAGGAGGATCGGAAGACATTGTTCCATTTACAGttacattttttgaaaacaataaagTTCTTATTCTGCCCACTGAAAAGGCCTAGAAGCAACAACCAACACAGTAGCTATGAggccagatttttgtttttaatgcagacTCCTGTGCTACGCTTTCACCCCATCAAGTTCAGAATCAGCAGTCCTGAGGCTGAGCCCTGGACTCTGTTTTTGCTATTGCTGATGTGTCTGTTTAATCATCAGGTGACAATACTGCATCTGAGCTTTAGGAATCACTAAACAATTTTATCAAGAAGGTAAAAGATACGTGTATGTTTTGTTTGTTCCACTGTTCCAGCCTATCGGATACAGGACAGACTGTATGCAACAGATACACATATTGCAAATAGTAAGGGCCACATATTGCAATGAATTAAGCGATAAATTAAGTTTCTTTTAACCCACAGGTATTCTGTCCatctgttgttggttttttttttccttgcaatttATTTGTCCAACAAATCAGGCTCCAGGTGGTTGTCCTGCATCCCTGTGGAGTCATTTGCGTGCTCCTGGGTCTTCCCTATCTCCTGTAAAGTAGCAGTTGGTTCTAGAGGTTTGCGTGGCCATGTACCACGTGCTCCCTCATGGAGGAGCACACGCCACACCAGCGATAGTGGTGTCCCTCCTCCCCCAAAATCATTCCTGAGCCACCGATCTAAACAATTACACTGCTCTTGTTACCAGTTTCCTCCTCAAAGGGAATCGCAGGCATCAGTGCTCAGGAAAGCTAAAAACAATCTGGGGAAGCCCagaatccagaaggcagaaggagaaaGTGACCCAATGCCAGGAGCCCTTTAAATATCTGCCCTGCAACCCGCGATCTGGAGCACAGGTTGTATGGACGTGCCTTCTTTCGCCACCCCATGgattgtttggtttggttttgttttcttctggagaaagggtctcactctgttacccaagctggagtgcaggggcatgatcacggcttatcgaggcctcaacctcccaggctcaggtgatcctcccaccttagccttccgagtagccgggactataggtgcgttgcaccacgcccggttaatttttgtattttttgtagagctggagttttaccctattgcccaggctggtctgaaactcctgggctcaagagatccaccagccttggcctcctaaagtgccgggattacaggcgtgagccaccaaacccagcccatggatttttttttaactccctcTTTAACTTACCGTGGGATTAAAAATCAAGGTGATGTGTTTATGGTAGCCCACTGCGGTGAAAGAAACTTGAGGCAAGATGTAGTCATACTGGGATCTGGGGAGCGTGGAGTCCAGAAGCACAACATAGTTCTGTGCACACATGGGAAGAAGTTATTTTTATAAGGACAGCTCTGgcaaagcaaatgaaaactaaaacctAATGTATGGCTGTGATGTAAAgaactttatgtttttaaagaaatcccCAAGACTACACATCCAAACCAAGGTTGCTGCCTTCAAAGTAGCAACCTCAGTGGGCTATTCCATCAGTGGCGGGCATGTGTCCCCAGTGTCTCTGAGACTGCGGCTTCTGATAAGGCTGTCAGAGCCTGCAGCCTTTTTATGAGTACTCAACCTTGACAATTACGGTCCTCTGAGGATCTGACTTTatgaaacacaaaaaattattatGAGCCAATTCTGATGAGGGAGGTACGTGATACAACTGAGGATCCATGATGAGGCTGACTTCTAAGGGACGATGCTTGAGAAGCTCATAAGCTGGCAAATCCTAAAAATACAGCATCCCTGGAACGGCACCAGGGGTAGCCACAGCTCTGTGTGCTGAGCACCGACCAGCTGCCAGGTACCATGCACATTGCATGAGGCCCACGGCTGCTCTGCTTTCAACCACTGGCAAGGTCGGGATCACCACCCCCGTCTTATAGACGACGAAAGTCAAGCATGAAGAGACTAagagcaacttgcccaaggtcactcagctaagAAGGCTGCCACATATCTATGAAGGCTCTGAACTCAGGGGAAGTGTGACCCCAAAGCCCAAGATGTTTCCGCATCGCTGTAGAAAGTGACTATTTCAACACCcctggagaaagaggaggagaaaattcCGTGACAGcctgtttcattattttgcagCCATTTTCCACAGAGAAAGGCCAGAGTAGATCATCTTCACGGCAGGTAGTAAGGAGCCAGGAGAGGAAACGTCACCCCCTAGGGTCACACACACCCCCTAGGGTCACACCCCCTAGGACATCCTCGGGCTAAGACCACCAGAAAAGAACCAAATTCTTCGCAAAGTTTGCACTCCCCACACCAACTACAAGTTAGCTCTGTCCAAATAGAATTGATAATGAGCACTTTATAATCAGTAAATGACGTCCAGAATAATGGCTGAAAACCTCCCAGTTCCAAGGAGGGAGACATCCAGATTCATGGAACCCAAAGGACACTGAAAAGGTGGAGCTGCAAGTGTTCTACACAACACACGTTATAATCAGATTATCAAAGAGAGAGAACAttcaaagcagcaagagaaaagcaactcatCTCATTCAAGGGATCCCCCATCATGAGGAAACTGTGTTTCCTTAAACTAAATAGCAGAATGTTAAAAtagagaactttttaaaaattacaaggcattTCTTAGCAGGAACACATGGGTGATATGTTCAACGTGCAAGAGTCGATCATGCCCAACAGTAGGCCTTGGTTAAATAAATCATGGCGTTTCCTAGTTTATGGACTACTGTCCATAAAAATCATAGTATGAaagatttggccaggcacggggctcacgcctgtaatctctgcactttgggaggccaaggcaagtggatcacgaggtcgggagatcaagaccatcctggctaacacagtgaaacactgtctctactaaaaatacaaaaaaaaaaattagccgggcatggtggcgcgcgcctgtagtcccagctacttcggaggctgaggcaggagaatggcgtgaacccaggaggtggagcttgcagtgagctgagactgcaccactgcactctagactgggcgacaaggcgagactccatctcaaaaaaaaaaaaaaaagaaagatttgatgATGAGGAACAGATTTGTGTAAATTCTTCATTGGAAAGCACAGATTACAAAACAATGCACAAAACAGTGTCAgttttgaattattaaaataaatgtctatttatatttatacatgcaTGAGCACACGTGCCTGAAAACAGACCCAAAGGATACCAATCACCACGTTAGCAGTGGCTATTTCTGGATGATGGgcttatgtcttcttttttccaaAATCTCCTGCCATGAATATGTATTCTTTttgtaaatagaaaaacaatgaagaaaaaattatccCTACAGAACCCAACCTCTTTTGATTCAGAGAGCGCATTTCTGCAGAGTGGTATttagggagaaaaggagagaactgTGCTTCCTTAAACTAAATAGCAGAACTATTAAAACAAAGGCAGAAGGTAGAATCCGGCCACAGGCATTACCTCGCCATCTCTGAGCAGCGGGGGGAAATGGAAGAACAGGGACTGGCCAAGGGAAACTGTCTGGATTGGATTGTCGAGGCTTTCACTTTTGTAAAGCTTGACCTGGAGAGAGAAACAAAGCCAGACATGCTTTGAAACTGAAACACAATCAATATTTCATAGCAGACATCCTCAGGACAGCCGCTGTCTGGGTGGGTGTCTTTGGAAACAtggatatttgaaaaagaaagctCCCTCCATAGACATCACACATCCCTCTGTCATCTGAGACTCCATCCAGTTATGCACCATGCACAGAAATTAAGATTCATATCAGATTCTGACTACCCATGTTCTTGCTCAAAATAGTAATATAAGTTAATATCatagtaatattaaaaatagctTCTAACATGTGTTGAATATCTGTAATATGCCAGGCAGGCGCCAGATATTTTATCTACATTATCACCAATCCTCACTACAAAACAGGCATTGTTATTATCCCTATGGAGACCCAGAGAGCCAAAGTCACCTAAGGTCACACAACTTACACATGGTGGAGCCTGGGACTCAACCCCCGAGGACTCCTGAGGGTCCTTCCCGCCTTGCACTGCCTCATCATATGATGTCACCTTAACTCCACCAATCTGTTAAACTCAAAACACATTCCATCATGAACGTGGCCCTCCACGCTGCGTCAGGAGGCACTGGAGTACTTTGtttctggctttatttctggggttGTTGCCTGTTCTCACCCCCACACGGGACGGGGCATGAGCAGGGCTAAGGTGAAGTCCTGGCTGATGGCAAAGGCTGTGAGGATGCCACACTGCACCTGCCACAAGAGAATGCCAGGACCACCTCCCTGGGCCCACGCTGGCACCTTTCTACATAACACACAAGGGgaattttcctaaaatgaaagtCACAGACTGAAGGCTTATGGGTCACATCGAAGATCCCTTATGTGTTCTTTTGTCTTCTATAACATCTTAAGTAAATCTGAATTCACTGactgtatttaaaaatcaggTGATTTCAAATAATTCTAATGTCCAGCTTCTCTGGAAAACTGGGAAGTGACACCAACCCTGAGCCTCAATTCCAGCACAGCAACACTCAGGAGCGAGAGAGTGgtgccctcccctcctctctgcctcttcccctcccctgtgCCCCTCCTGGATGGGGCAGGAGTTCCCCAGTTTGCCCCCCACCCTACCCAACCCTCTGCACTCTCTGATATTAGCTGCCTGGTCTCTACAAGCACATGCCTGCAAGCCCTGGACAGAGTGGACTAAAGCCCACACACACTTTCTCACCCATGCCAAATACTTAAATGCTTATAAAATTACAAGTGCATCTTAACAATATACCCCCAGAGAAAATCACTAACACCCGCAGAGGGTCTGCAgggtattttataaacatttcttcATTAATGGTAACATGGAGATTTTGTTAGAGCTGAACAAGATTATAAGAGGTCTCTGAGTCCAAAATCTAGGTTTTGCAGAGGACAAAGTCGAGGCATGTGGAAATGAAGTGACTGGCCAAGGCAGCAAGGTGAGTCACTACTCGAGACAAGAGAAAGCCCGGACCAACCTGCTCTCCAGCCCACCGCCCACCACCTCTGATACTGTTTGGATATTTGCCCAGCTGCTCAAAACCCTAGGGGTAccaggcagacaggcaggtgcaGAGGCCATAGGGAGCGCTTTTGggtgatcttctttactcagccTTCAGATTCTAATACTAATCTCTTTGTGAATGCCCTTAGAGACACAGCCAGAAATAACGTTTTACCAGCTATCTTGGTACCCCTTAGCCCAGGGATGTGATAAATCAATCccataaattaatttatatgtcCATGTATTAAGTTGACACACATTACAGCTGGCTTTAGGGTTATTAGAGGTCAAGAATAAAATACATGTCAATGGACCCATTTTCTGCCATAGCGCCCAATGGATGAGCTTTCTTTCTACACCCCTCTGCATCTCTCTTAGCCTCCTGGATTTTCAAGGTCTCACTGACCTCTGGCTACAGGACCAGGCCTGGTGGGTCACAAAATAAATACAGTTAGAACCTATGTGGAAACGAACCCACGTAGGTTCCTTCCCATCCTCTAGGGCCAATCTCTCAAAGTCCAGTCCTAATCATTTTTACTTCCAAAGTCAGAAGCAGCCCCGCCCAGCCTCCTACATGCTGGGCTATAGATCCTTTCCTCCTTTTTGTGTTAAGTGCCCCAGGTCCATTTTGCACACACTTCTCAGCGGCAGCTGCAGCAGAGACTGTAAACCTGTACACAGAATTCATTAGCTCTGCCACAGGTCCTGGTGCTCACCTTCCTCAGCACTCTTGTTTCTAAGAGGCATCTGTGGGCTCTGGCCAAGTAAAGAGAGAAGGAGTCCAGCATCCCCTGATATTCAGCCATGGCTCCAGTGGCCACCTGGAGCACATCAAAGTGGGCTCCTGACTTTGCAGACACGAACTAGAGCCTGGCAGATGCATTTGAGGCCTGGCCGTGCCACCTCTGCTCAGAGTACaatttaacagatttttttccatACTGCTCTGGGAAGTGGGGACCTATAGAGATTTGGTAATTGGCATCCTAAGTCCTAGCATGCTCTGATCTCTGCAGCACCTTGTTGCTCTAATTGCTTAGAGACCCATTTTCCTATCCCAAGATCAGGGGCCAGAGACTCTGCAATAACCTGAAGGCAACAGATATTAAACTGTCTCATTGCCTCTGCTCTGAACAGAATGAAGTTTTCAATTTCAGTCATAGTGGCCGGGCAGGACAATTCTAGGGATACCTAGGATCTAAGAAGTTTCTTCCATAAGTCAGGGCCGGCCCATGAGGACAAGGGATTCAACAGGGTTACCCCCCATGTAGAACGGGCTGGCTTGGGAGGTTGTGCAAATTAGCGGGATGCAAACTGATCATCCgtcaagccagaaacctgggcATTATCCAcagttctctttctttcctaCACACCCCATCAATCAGCAAGTCCTGGCAATGTTACCTGCCAAGTAGCTCTTGAATCTGTCGCACCCTCTCCTCATTCCCGTGACCACAGCTTCCGTCCATCTCTTACCTATTTTCTGAATGCCTCTGTCCAGTTTGAGCCTCCAGCCCTCTAAACCAGGGATCAGCAAGTACAGCCCATGGAAGGATGGGACCAAATCCGGCCTATCATCTGCTTGTCTTGTAAACAAAGTTTATTGGAATGCAACCAtgccatttgtttacatattgtctacagCAGTTTTATGCCACAACAGCAGAACTGAGTAGCTGCAAGAGATGAAGCTCATGGAGCCCGTGAAGTCAAAAAATGTGTCTACTCTGTGGCCCTTTAAGAAAATGTTCACTGTCGCCTGCTCTAAACCACCACCAGTTAAGTTCatgtctttttctctccttcaaaATTCATCAACCATTCCTCCTGCCaactaataaaatttgaaattcctTGCCACACATCCCTCATTCTTTATGAATGGGTTCTTAGCTAGTTCAGGAATTACAACTCAGCAGGCAACAGACTTTGTCTACTTCGTATATTTCTATTGTGGCCtaaattgaatttgaaatattaaattagTGGCCAACTTTTTATAGAATGGTAagactatatataaaaattcatatttatgACTTATCTTGAGGAATAGGAAATTCTGGCAACACCTGGCCCTTCATTGACAACGAGCAGCCACAATCAATGCACATCCACCCTCTTTAGGTAAAGCCACAGACTCCACCTCTCCCTATTGTCCTACACCTGTCGTGCTTCACTCATACAAGCATGAGTTTGAAAAGCcctgctcttccttctttctctgccaATCGGCCCTCTTCCTAGAATTGTTTTCCTATAGTTATACCGCAAGACAGAGTCCCCAAAGAAGCCGTGCTCCATCCCACCTCCACATTTTCATGCACACTACcttcttgtattagtttgctggggctgcTATCACAAGCACCAAAGACTTTTGTTTAAgccacagaaatgtattttctcacagttctggaggctggaagtccaagattaaggtgacAGTCCAAGATTAAGGAgactgaggcctctctcctgggcttgtagatggccatcttctccttgTGTCTTCATGTGCCCTtccctctgtgtgtatgtgtgtgtgtgtgtgtgtgtgtgtgtgtgtgtgtgtgtgtgtgtgtgtatgtatgtctaATCTCcccttcttacaaggacaccaatcCTATGCAATTAGGGTCCACCCCAATGACCTCATTCAACTCTAATAAGCTCTTCAAGGACCTATCTCCAAAGACAGTCACAATCTTAAATACTGGAGGTTAGAGTTAGAACTTCAGTATTTGGTGGGAAGGCACAATTCAGCTCATAACATCCCCCTTCCATGAATGCCTTTCCCTACTGTATTTACCTAAAAAATATGCATTGTTACTCTAAGAATCAGACCATGCACAACCTCCTCCAACAGCCCCTGCAGGGTTGGTTTTCTATCATATGTTCATTTGCAACTTACATACACCTTTACTAGAGAACTATCATCTTGCACTTTAATGATTTCTATTCCCCCTTTCTTCCACTAAACTGTCAGCTTCTAGGTGGTAGTAACTATATTTTTTTCATCCctgtttattcaataaatatccaCTGGGGGCCTACCATGTGCCACGCCCTGCTAAAGCCACTGAAGattcagcagtgaacaagacgGGCAAGGTCCTTGCCTATATGGGCTCACATTCTagtaagggaaaggaatggtaaaTAAGTCAAAAAGCAATCGTGATAAATTGCAAACACTGTGCTTAATCCATTGTAGGTGTTCAAAAAGCCTTGAACTGAATGCCATGGGGAGAATGTGTTCAtctgggaaggatgggagaagagGGGTCTAAAACCCTGAGAACATTTTCAAACCtgaaattttgtgatttttttttttcactctgagTTGCTGAGGGAGTTATTATGCAGAAGGTCAAAGAAGGCTCCCATTGTCCTGAAACCTGGGTCACTGCATCCCTTCACCTGTCCTTAAATCATGAGACCTCACAGCATCCCTGAaaagagacatgacaaccaaGACAAAGCCCACCAAATGTCTCTCATCCCACGGTCTCAAAATTCCCACAGCCAGGGGTCTGTTTGCCAGTGGACAGACCTAGAGATGAGCTATATTTACCTGCATTCAATTTTTGGATAAATTTATGGGGGAGTGGAGAATGGGGTAAGGGCAGGCGTCTAGGCCTCAGGGGACTCGCACTGTGTAAATGACGCCCATTTCAGGTGCATCACAGCCCATATCAGCCTTTAAGGAAGAGAGGGACCATTTCTAGAAATTCTCTAATAATAATGAGGCATGGTATCAGCCATACTGGGATTCGTGCTCTGCTAAAAGCACAAAGCCTGTGGGAGCTCAGCATGGCCACAATAATGTCCATTCCCTTCCTATCTGTTgtccataattttttaaaaaataaatgctatttgAGTACCAATGTATAAAGTTCATATTGTAGAATGTATTAAATGgattaaaatgtagaaacaaaattCATCCATGGAACTCTATGTCCTCACATATTTATTCATGC harbors:
- the LOC129016237 gene encoding BOS complex subunit NOMO1; protein product: MAEYQGMLDSFSLYLARAHRCLLETRVLRKENSPCVLCRKVPAWAQGGGPGILLWQVQCGILTAFAISQDFTLALLMPRPVWGIDCVSVSKHVWLCFSLQVKLYKSESLDNPIQTVSLGQSLFFHFPPLLRDGENYVVLLDSTLPRSQYDYILPQVSFTAVGYHKHITLIFNPTRKLPEQDIAQGSYIALPLTLLVLLAGYNHDKLIPLLLQLTSRLQGVRALGQAASDNSGPEDAKRQAKKQKTRRT